The following coding sequences lie in one Cyanobacterium sp. Dongsha4 genomic window:
- the aroH gene encoding chorismate mutase translates to MENWQQIGAMSKPLMTKVRAIRGATTADANTIESMREAVAELLTEIETRNQLDYEEIVSVIFTVTPDLDATFPAAIARENPQWENVPLLDLQQMQVRGSLEKCIRVLIYFNTDKPQAEIYHPYLRKARNLRPDWNLTHMIMGNK, encoded by the coding sequence ATGGAAAATTGGCAACAAATCGGAGCAATGAGTAAACCGTTGATGACTAAAGTACGAGCAATTCGAGGGGCAACTACTGCCGACGCTAATACTATTGAGTCTATGAGAGAGGCTGTAGCGGAATTGTTAACAGAAATTGAAACTCGGAATCAACTTGACTATGAAGAGATTGTAAGTGTAATTTTTACTGTTACTCCTGATTTAGATGCAACTTTTCCAGCTGCGATCGCACGAGAAAATCCTCAATGGGAAAATGTACCTCTTTTGGATTTACAACAAATGCAGGTGAGAGGTAGCCTAGAAAAATGTATTCGGGTTTTAATTTATTTCAATACAGATAAACCTCAAGCAGAAATATATCATCCCTATCTAAGAAAAGCCAGAAATCTTCGTCCTGACTGGAATCTAACTCATATGATTATGGGCAATAAATAA
- the rpmF gene encoding 50S ribosomal protein L32, producing the protein MAVPKKKTSKSKRNQRRAHWFKKAELQAQRALSLGKSVLTGKANGFVYPTKEEEETEE; encoded by the coding sequence ATGGCAGTACCTAAGAAGAAAACATCTAAATCTAAACGTAATCAACGTCGCGCTCATTGGTTTAAAAAAGCAGAATTACAAGCTCAAAGAGCCTTATCTTTAGGTAAATCTGTTTTAACCGGTAAAGCAAACGGTTTCGTTTATCCCACTAAGGAAGAAGAAGAAACAGAAGAATAG
- a CDS encoding ferritin-like domain-containing protein, translating to MKLGSKEHKKLFCQTFLDSHIHYEPEDLPWPELDSFHLNRLKSIPFWREALTIEEEAGRMVSFFADTIDDPLIRDAIALQGREEQRHGRLIQYLINHYQLDIAPPEKEELPKDIQKEFIEFGFGECLDSFFAFGMFGIARQAQYLPEPFFTIFDPILDEEARHIVFFVNWVTYLQIQSGKGFPLLRGVNTFLSYLGAIRNLVDSFGDVDLGGTQEEGEVNPFTASGASHFMEDLTPKLFFATCLAENEKRMAKFDRNLLQPMLFPRLSKLAYQVLRILPEKNSKSISNSVKTSIT from the coding sequence ATGAAATTAGGCAGTAAAGAACACAAAAAATTATTTTGTCAAACTTTTCTTGATAGTCATATTCACTACGAGCCAGAAGATTTACCTTGGCCTGAGCTAGATTCATTTCATTTGAATCGTTTGAAAAGTATTCCTTTTTGGCGAGAGGCTTTAACTATTGAGGAAGAGGCTGGAAGGATGGTGTCTTTCTTTGCGGATACGATTGATGATCCTTTAATACGGGATGCGATCGCACTACAAGGTAGAGAAGAGCAACGTCATGGAAGATTAATTCAATACCTGATCAATCATTATCAATTAGATATTGCCCCCCCAGAAAAAGAAGAATTACCCAAAGATATTCAAAAAGAGTTTATCGAATTTGGTTTTGGGGAGTGCTTAGATTCATTTTTTGCTTTTGGAATGTTTGGTATTGCTAGACAAGCACAGTATTTACCAGAACCATTTTTCACCATTTTTGATCCGATTCTGGATGAAGAAGCCCGTCATATTGTCTTTTTCGTCAACTGGGTTACTTATTTACAAATTCAATCGGGAAAGGGGTTTCCTTTACTTAGAGGAGTGAATACTTTTCTTTCTTATTTGGGTGCTATTCGTAACTTAGTTGATTCTTTTGGAGATGTTGATTTGGGTGGTACTCAAGAAGAAGGTGAGGTGAATCCTTTCACTGCTTCTGGTGCAAGTCATTTTATGGAAGATTTGACTCCCAAATTATTTTTTGCTACCTGCTTGGCAGAAAATGAAAAACGAATGGCAAAATTCGATCGCAATTTATTACAGCCGATGCTATTTCCTCGATTATCAAAATTGGCGTATCAAGTTCTTCGGATTCTTCCTGAGAAAAATAGTAAAAGCATTTCTAATTCAGTTAAAACAAGCATAACTTAA
- a CDS encoding DUF2993 domain-containing protein, translated as MEIFTTILTIIVSSLSFGGLFVNNSLTKVIEKNSEEVKQIDVRVHSVPTHQLLKGKADSIQISLKEWQPSENISLKLVEIETDEINLNLSQLRNLKKIEQNEWKKILNSPLNLAGRIIINQNDLNKMLTSSQAKSIMTKLAEESDVEIIDLNLDLQTNNRIRIDTKAKLPIRKEELLNISLEFTLDLVKGHKLEITDVKGTLNDRQLSSKLLQGFADNINTQLTLQKLEKYGIIARLLKFNIEDNQLEIAGFVHLDNQSP; from the coding sequence ATGGAAATTTTTACTACTATACTCACCATTATAGTATCGAGCTTATCTTTCGGGGGATTATTTGTTAATAATTCTTTAACCAAAGTAATTGAAAAAAATTCAGAAGAAGTAAAACAAATAGATGTTAGAGTTCATAGTGTTCCCACCCATCAACTTTTAAAAGGAAAAGCAGATTCTATTCAAATTAGTCTCAAAGAATGGCAACCTAGTGAGAATATTTCCTTAAAATTAGTCGAGATAGAAACCGATGAAATTAACCTTAACTTATCTCAACTAAGAAATCTCAAGAAAATAGAACAAAATGAGTGGAAAAAAATATTAAATTCACCCCTTAATTTAGCAGGAAGAATTATTATTAATCAAAATGATTTAAACAAAATGCTAACCTCTTCTCAAGCAAAGTCAATTATGACTAAATTAGCAGAAGAATCCGATGTTGAAATTATAGATCTAAACCTAGATTTACAAACAAATAACCGTATTCGCATCGATACCAAAGCCAAATTACCCATCAGAAAAGAAGAATTGTTAAATATTAGTTTAGAATTTACCCTAGACTTAGTTAAAGGTCATAAACTAGAAATTACGGATGTTAAAGGAACATTAAACGACAGACAACTATCATCTAAACTATTACAAGGATTTGCTGATAACATAAATACTCAGTTAACCTTACAAAAACTAGAAAAATATGGCATTATTGCAAGGCTATTAAAATTCAATATAGAGGATAATCAATTGGAAATAGCAGGATTTGTTCATCTTGATAACCAATCCCCATAA
- the sppA gene encoding signal peptide peptidase SppA, with amino-acid sequence MIWPFKPSTRKQIARIEINGAIASATRERVLEALEEVEERKYPALLLRIDSPGGTVGDSQEIYSALKKLGEKIKIVASFGNISASGGVYIGVGANHIMANPGTITGSVGVIIRGNNLEKLLDKVGVSFKVIKSGPYKDILSFDRDLTTDEEEILQQLIDSSYQQFVETVAEGRKLSVETVKNFADGRIFSGEQALKLGLVDRLGSEEDARRWACELVGLDPEKTECHTIEEPKSLLDRVFSGRGQVKSGVGSAINWLEFELATSGQPLWLYRP; translated from the coding sequence ATGATTTGGCCTTTTAAACCTTCGACTCGTAAACAAATTGCTAGAATTGAAATCAATGGTGCGATCGCATCTGCTACTCGTGAAAGAGTATTAGAAGCATTAGAAGAAGTAGAAGAGAGAAAATATCCTGCTTTACTGCTAAGAATTGACTCCCCCGGTGGTACAGTTGGGGATTCTCAAGAAATATACTCTGCTTTGAAAAAATTGGGAGAAAAAATCAAGATAGTTGCTAGTTTTGGTAATATTTCTGCTTCTGGAGGCGTTTATATCGGAGTAGGGGCAAATCATATCATGGCAAACCCCGGCACTATTACTGGCAGTGTGGGGGTAATTATTCGGGGCAATAACTTAGAAAAACTCTTGGATAAAGTGGGGGTTTCTTTTAAAGTAATTAAATCAGGCCCTTATAAAGATATATTGTCTTTTGATCGAGATTTAACTACCGATGAAGAGGAAATCTTACAGCAATTGATTGACAGTAGTTATCAACAATTTGTGGAAACTGTAGCCGAGGGGAGAAAGCTAAGTGTGGAAACGGTTAAAAATTTTGCTGATGGTCGTATTTTTAGCGGAGAACAGGCTTTAAAGCTCGGATTAGTGGATCGCCTTGGTAGTGAAGAAGATGCCCGTCGTTGGGCTTGTGAGTTAGTAGGACTTGATCCAGAGAAGACAGAATGTCATACTATTGAAGAACCTAAATCTCTGCTCGATCGAGTTTTTAGTGGTCGTGGTCAGGTAAAATCAGGTGTAGGATCTGCTATTAATTGGTTAGAATTTGAACTGGCTACCAGTGGTCAACCTTTATGGCTATATCGTCCTTAA
- a CDS encoding DUF3153 domain-containing protein: MKKIFIFLALCLCLTGCVRYDVGIQFPQANHGTMIQHIKLGEQLTNFSEKEGNAWLNSIERRALKLQGKSKRLSQDELVVTIPFSNGQDLVKKFNQFFVSTLGDKSSQKISDDNSNSLLDLSAKMSIKQNNLLFLERNTLNFDADLTPLGVVSSEGNIIISSGDLINLQIQFDFPLGAKLTTNEFTQWEKLPNNQYNIQLSAGQINQLQAVFWLPNYIGLGASAIALFIILGFYLKYQKLPLT, translated from the coding sequence ATGAAAAAGATATTTATTTTTTTAGCCTTATGTCTTTGTTTAACTGGATGTGTTCGCTATGATGTCGGTATTCAATTCCCACAGGCTAATCATGGTACAATGATTCAACATATCAAATTGGGTGAACAACTAACCAACTTTAGTGAAAAAGAAGGGAATGCGTGGTTAAATAGTATTGAACGTCGTGCATTAAAATTACAAGGAAAGAGTAAACGGCTTTCTCAAGATGAATTAGTGGTTACAATTCCTTTTAGTAATGGTCAAGATTTGGTTAAGAAATTCAACCAGTTTTTTGTTTCTACATTAGGGGATAAATCTTCTCAAAAAATCTCAGATGATAATTCTAATAGCCTTTTGGATTTATCTGCAAAGATGTCCATTAAACAAAATAATTTATTGTTTCTGGAGAGAAATACCCTTAATTTTGATGCAGATTTAACTCCTTTGGGAGTGGTATCCAGTGAAGGTAATATCATCATTTCTTCTGGAGACTTAATTAACTTACAAATTCAGTTTGATTTTCCTTTGGGTGCTAAACTCACCACCAACGAATTTACCCAATGGGAAAAACTACCCAACAATCAATACAATATTCAATTATCCGCAGGACAAATTAATCAATTACAAGCCGTCTTCTGGCTTCCTAATTATATCGGTTTAGGAGCAAGTGCGATCGCGCTTTTCATCATTTTAGGATTCTATCTCAAATACCAAAAACTCCCTCTTACTTAA
- a CDS encoding GerMN domain-containing protein: MAKDQKPNSFFSTKIIASIATTVLAVGTFAAWYAYSNLESKNQVSQPDDTPPTDVEVIPNNPTNNQKQLVAIYLLDENLQLTPKSIPLKIEKNPQSTLTTAFNQLLSEEESQDSAIPPNTKLENLEVKEDGIHLNLSEEFTLGGGSESMISRLGQVIYTATSLDPNASVWISVEGQPLDVLGGEGLIIEQPMTREIFVQSFASSNSSPE, translated from the coding sequence ATGGCAAAAGATCAAAAACCAAATTCTTTTTTCTCGACTAAAATTATTGCTTCCATTGCCACTACAGTTTTAGCAGTAGGGACTTTTGCCGCATGGTATGCTTATAGTAACCTAGAGTCGAAAAATCAAGTTAGTCAACCAGATGACACTCCTCCTACAGATGTAGAAGTAATCCCCAACAATCCAACTAATAATCAAAAACAGCTAGTTGCTATATATCTATTAGATGAAAATCTCCAATTAACTCCCAAAAGTATTCCTCTTAAAATAGAAAAAAATCCTCAGTCAACCTTAACTACTGCTTTCAATCAATTATTATCTGAAGAAGAAAGTCAAGATAGTGCAATCCCCCCTAATACAAAATTAGAGAATTTAGAAGTAAAAGAAGATGGTATTCACCTAAACTTATCGGAAGAATTTACCCTCGGCGGGGGTAGTGAGTCAATGATTTCCAGATTGGGACAAGTTATTTATACTGCTACTAGTTTAGATCCTAATGCTAGTGTTTGGATTAGTGTAGAAGGGCAACCTCTGGATGTTTTAGGAGGAGAAGGATTAATTATAGAGCAACCTATGACAAGAGAAATTTTTGTTCAATCTTTTGCCTCTTCTAATTCTTCACCAGAATAG
- the dacB gene encoding D-alanyl-D-alanine carboxypeptidase/D-alanyl-D-alanine endopeptidase, translating to MIKTNIFYRALLSILIGFYNIFSYSLSSKAEIKESSEYNQSQVCIEGLESTINNILNQSERSKENWGILIEKLNQNKTLYRLNENKYFIPASNVKLFTTASFLLNFGESFTIKTPIYIKGKEEFTDELIILGKGDPSITKSDLENIAEKLQQLNVNHVKNLILVEDSPIKYPFNNSWEFSDLYFYYAVPINSFILEENTVTLSLTPNQVGKPILLKWSDKLAGKQWLIINEGITVNEDNEYSINLKPMGLESRLRIEGNLPINNGEDNWWLSIPNPEQYFQDSLIAILQNYGIQVEKTEIIGQKNIDLSDANLLLEINSPNSKNLIEEVNQNSNNLYAEILLSYLATNPDTKFIAQKKILENLGLFSHDYSLKDASGLSRQNLVTPRSLVTLLKLMDKTEYAKTFRDSLSLAGVNGTLKNRFQNEDMINNDLWGKTGTLTGVSALSGYLQAKDDDIVFSIMVNNSSAPSKELRDTIDKLVVTVAQSQHCKNYN from the coding sequence ATGATTAAAACAAATATTTTCTATAGAGCATTATTGAGTATATTAATCGGTTTTTATAATATTTTTTCTTATAGTTTAAGTAGTAAAGCAGAGATAAAAGAATCATCAGAATATAATCAAAGTCAAGTTTGTATTGAAGGTTTAGAATCAACTATTAATAACATTCTTAATCAGTCAGAAAGAAGTAAAGAAAATTGGGGTATTTTAATCGAAAAACTTAATCAAAATAAGACTTTATATAGATTAAATGAGAATAAATATTTTATTCCAGCTTCTAATGTTAAATTGTTCACTACAGCTTCTTTTTTATTAAATTTTGGGGAAAGTTTTACCATAAAAACTCCTATCTATATTAAAGGAAAAGAAGAATTTACAGATGAATTAATTATTCTGGGAAAAGGTGATCCAAGTATTACTAAATCTGACTTAGAAAATATAGCAGAAAAACTACAACAGTTAAATGTTAATCATGTTAAAAATTTAATTCTAGTAGAAGATTCTCCCATCAAATATCCTTTCAATAATAGCTGGGAATTTTCAGATTTATATTTTTACTATGCTGTTCCTATTAATAGTTTTATTTTAGAAGAAAATACTGTCACTCTCAGTTTAACTCCTAATCAAGTCGGTAAACCAATATTATTAAAATGGTCTGATAAATTAGCAGGAAAACAATGGCTTATTATCAATGAGGGGATAACTGTTAATGAAGATAATGAATATAGTATTAATTTAAAGCCTATGGGTTTGGAATCTAGGTTAAGAATTGAGGGAAATCTCCCTATTAATAATGGTGAGGATAATTGGTGGTTATCTATCCCTAATCCTGAGCAATATTTTCAAGATTCTTTAATTGCAATTCTGCAAAATTATGGTATCCAAGTGGAAAAAACGGAAATTATTGGTCAAAAAAATATAGATTTAAGTGATGCCAATTTGTTGTTAGAAATTAACTCTCCTAATAGTAAAAATTTAATTGAGGAAGTTAATCAAAATAGTAATAATTTATATGCCGAAATTTTATTAAGTTATTTAGCAACTAATCCAGACACAAAGTTTATTGCTCAGAAAAAGATATTAGAAAATTTAGGGCTATTCTCTCATGATTATTCACTAAAAGATGCTTCTGGTTTATCCCGTCAAAATTTAGTGACTCCCAGAAGTCTTGTAACTTTATTAAAATTAATGGATAAAACTGAATATGCAAAAACTTTCAGGGATTCTTTGAGTTTGGCGGGTGTTAATGGCACTCTTAAAAACCGTTTTCAGAATGAGGATATGATCAATAACGACTTATGGGGAAAAACTGGAACTTTAACAGGGGTGTCTGCTTTATCAGGCTATTTACAAGCTAAAGATGACGATATAGTTTTTTCTATCATGGTGAATAACTCCTCAGCACCAAGCAAAGAGTTAAGAGACACTATTGATAAATTAGTAGTTACTGTTGCCCAATCACAACATTGTAAAAACTACAATTGA
- a CDS encoding EAL domain-containing protein has product MSVKLRRNEGDKLIDEILPTKKDYFLIYIVDDDKINLSLIGRFLHQSGFNIVTQTDIFQAIREISQLVPDLILLDILMPDINGFTACSLLKKSSKTKDIPIIFLTALDSSEDKIKGLELGAIDYITKPIYYPELLSRVNTCLKISNLANSLKTQNRLLKSEIEARKNAQISLQKAEKKLKTIINNHFHSMVVLDLDGKVLFLNEEAEKLFDRTHEQMVGDTLGIPLELNKISELEILRSQSELITVEMRAVPIIWNDNNAYLISFIDISEKKKMEQELKILYRASEQSPASIVITNVEGNIQYVNSKFETISGYKKEEVIGKNPRVLKSGYTDDTDYKNLWNTISSGKEWQGEFHNKRKNGELYWERALISPIFNSVGSITHYIAVKEDITEEKQQQILLKYQAKYDYLTKIPNRNYALEKVHKLLNQAQENKYNVGLMFIDLDHFKEVNDTLGHDFGDELLVEATMRMKGELRSTDLLARLGGDEFFIVIPIVNSRNELQIIADKLIQILKKPFYIFQEKIFISASIGITIFPEDGEELKQLIRNADLAMYQSKKNGRDQFQFYQYDMNKVDIGKSTLEKNFLNAISNDEFKIVYQPVIDISTGKIVSAEALVRWENKDLGLIYPEKFIPFLEKNGLILVLEQWILETIINDLKSWERYENLLISINLSEYQFKNAEMVNSIKYFIDKKQLQQCNLCIEIKEEYLEENKKFIDTILNDIASINIEFCLDNFGMGITSISNLSKFPFKHVKIDQCLVQSLHRNSQHKNMIKSIIAVANILNIKVTAKGIESKAQLDSLRALGCHYGQGYFFSQPLSALNFITYLAKSSD; this is encoded by the coding sequence ATGAGTGTTAAATTACGAAGGAATGAGGGAGATAAATTGATTGATGAAATCCTACCTACTAAAAAAGATTATTTTTTAATTTATATTGTTGATGATGACAAAATAAATTTGAGTTTAATTGGTCGTTTTCTTCATCAAAGTGGTTTTAATATTGTTACTCAAACAGATATTTTTCAGGCAATTCGAGAAATTTCTCAATTAGTTCCAGATTTAATATTGTTGGATATTTTAATGCCTGATATTAATGGTTTTACAGCTTGTTCTTTGCTGAAAAAATCAAGTAAAACTAAAGATATTCCCATCATTTTTTTAACTGCTTTAGATAGCTCAGAAGATAAAATTAAAGGATTAGAATTAGGTGCGATCGATTATATTACAAAACCAATTTATTATCCTGAACTTTTATCAAGAGTAAATACTTGTTTGAAAATTAGTAATTTAGCAAATAGTTTAAAGACGCAAAACAGGCTTTTAAAATCAGAAATAGAAGCGAGAAAAAATGCTCAAATATCACTACAAAAAGCGGAAAAAAAACTAAAGACAATTATTAACAATCATTTCCATAGTATGGTTGTTTTGGATTTAGATGGAAAGGTGTTATTTCTTAATGAAGAAGCGGAAAAATTATTCGATCGCACTCATGAACAAATGGTGGGAGATACTTTGGGTATTCCCTTAGAATTAAATAAAATTAGTGAGTTAGAAATACTGCGATCGCAATCTGAATTAATTACAGTAGAAATGAGAGCAGTACCAATTATTTGGAATGATAATAATGCTTATTTAATTTCCTTTATTGATATTAGTGAAAAGAAAAAAATGGAGCAAGAATTAAAAATATTATATCGTGCTTCTGAACAAAGTCCAGCTTCAATTGTTATTACTAATGTAGAGGGAAATATACAATATGTTAATTCTAAATTTGAAACTATTTCAGGATATAAAAAAGAAGAAGTAATAGGTAAAAATCCTCGTGTTTTAAAGTCAGGTTATACGGATGATACAGATTATAAAAATCTCTGGAATACAATTAGTAGTGGCAAAGAATGGCAAGGAGAATTTCATAATAAAAGAAAAAATGGAGAATTATATTGGGAGAGAGCTTTAATTTCACCAATATTTAATTCTGTAGGATCGATAACCCATTATATTGCAGTAAAAGAAGATATAACAGAAGAAAAACAGCAACAAATTCTTTTAAAGTATCAAGCAAAATATGATTATTTAACAAAAATTCCTAACCGTAATTATGCCTTAGAAAAAGTACATAAACTTTTAAATCAAGCTCAAGAAAATAAATATAATGTTGGTTTAATGTTTATTGATTTAGATCATTTTAAAGAAGTAAATGATACTTTAGGTCATGATTTTGGCGATGAGTTATTGGTTGAGGCAACCATGAGGATGAAAGGAGAATTACGTAGCACTGATTTATTAGCGCGTTTAGGAGGAGATGAATTTTTTATTGTTATTCCCATTGTCAATAGTCGCAATGAGTTACAAATTATTGCAGATAAATTAATTCAAATTTTAAAAAAACCTTTTTATATTTTTCAAGAGAAAATTTTTATTTCCGCCAGTATTGGAATTACTATTTTTCCTGAAGATGGAGAGGAATTAAAACAACTTATTCGCAATGCTGATTTAGCTATGTATCAATCAAAGAAGAATGGTAGAGATCAGTTTCAATTTTATCAGTATGATATGAATAAGGTGGATATAGGAAAATCTACTTTAGAAAAAAATTTTCTGAATGCCATTAGTAATGATGAATTTAAAATTGTTTACCAACCAGTCATAGATATTTCTACTGGAAAAATTGTTAGTGCAGAGGCTTTAGTTAGATGGGAAAATAAAGATTTAGGTTTAATATATCCAGAAAAATTTATTCCTTTTTTAGAGAAAAACGGGTTAATTTTGGTTTTGGAACAATGGATATTGGAAACTATCATCAATGATTTAAAATCTTGGGAAAGATATGAAAATTTACTTATCAGCATTAACTTATCTGAGTATCAGTTTAAAAATGCAGAAATGGTTAATAGTATTAAATACTTTATCGATAAAAAACAACTCCAGCAATGTAATTTGTGTATAGAAATCAAGGAAGAATATTTAGAGGAAAACAAAAAATTTATTGATACTATTTTGAATGATATTGCTTCAATTAATATTGAGTTTTGTTTAGATAATTTTGGTATGGGTATAACATCCATTTCTAATCTCAGTAAATTTCCTTTTAAGCACGTAAAAATAGACCAATGTTTAGTCCAATCCCTACATAGAAATTCTCAACATAAAAACATGATTAAATCAATTATTGCCGTGGCTAATATTTTGAATATTAAAGTTACCGCCAAAGGAATAGAAAGCAAAGCACAATTAGATTCTTTGAGGGCTTTAGGTTGTCATTATGGACAAGGTTACTTTTTTTCTCAACCATTATCAGCCCTTAATTTTATTACTTATTTAGCTAAGAGCTCTGATTAA
- a CDS encoding response regulator, whose protein sequence is MSSSGVFKKALLSLKGKKFTGRIDVKKADGKEWRVYFCLSRLVWADGGYHPYREWQRLLEKYCPDLDTHLLDIQKSKEFECWNYHLIVSLLQRFLITKEQALSLIKVRIKQALFDIYQAEFLEKLKYDVITIEDNFPEESGLKTSVSLLKIEPILMELELEWQHWQKFGLTHLIPHFAPVIKNPVLLQQHFKGKEKTYKKLVSLLNGKYPLTEIADKLNLTIFKITVWLKPYFEQDLITLVEIEDQPVAITLIGVTNQNYKITKTTYQQLIVCIDDSSQICEIMEHIITDAGYQYFSIREPLKALPQILKRKPDLIFLDLVMPIINGYELCSQIRRVSALKDVPIIILTSNDGMIDRLRSKLVGANGFLGKPIDQEKVLAKIKYCLSGKKTTSALDSPEMLELTTDTGK, encoded by the coding sequence ATGAGTAGTTCAGGAGTATTTAAAAAAGCACTACTATCTCTGAAAGGGAAAAAATTCACAGGAAGAATTGATGTCAAAAAAGCAGACGGAAAAGAATGGCGTGTTTATTTTTGCTTAAGTCGTTTAGTCTGGGCAGATGGCGGTTATCATCCTTATCGTGAATGGCAAAGGTTGCTAGAAAAATATTGTCCTGATTTAGATACCCATCTTTTAGATATTCAAAAATCCAAAGAATTTGAATGTTGGAACTATCATTTAATAGTCTCTTTATTGCAAAGATTTTTAATTACTAAAGAACAAGCATTATCCCTGATTAAAGTTAGAATTAAACAGGCTTTATTTGATATTTATCAAGCAGAATTTCTTGAAAAATTAAAATATGATGTCATTACCATTGAAGATAATTTTCCAGAAGAATCAGGCTTAAAAACCTCCGTTAGTTTACTAAAAATCGAACCAATATTAATGGAGTTAGAACTAGAATGGCAACATTGGCAAAAATTTGGTTTAACCCATTTAATTCCCCATTTTGCACCTGTTATTAAAAATCCTGTCTTATTACAACAACATTTTAAAGGAAAAGAAAAAACCTACAAAAAATTAGTTTCTTTACTTAACGGGAAGTATCCTTTAACAGAAATAGCAGATAAATTAAACCTAACTATTTTTAAAATTACCGTGTGGTTAAAACCCTATTTTGAACAAGACTTAATTACTTTAGTCGAAATTGAGGATCAACCCGTTGCAATTACTCTAATTGGTGTCACAAACCAGAATTATAAAATAACAAAAACTACTTATCAACAATTAATCGTTTGTATTGATGATAGCTCACAAATTTGTGAAATAATGGAACATATTATCACTGATGCAGGTTATCAATATTTCTCTATTAGAGAACCTCTAAAAGCCTTACCACAAATATTGAAAAGAAAACCTGATTTAATCTTTTTGGATTTAGTCATGCCTATTATTAACGGTTATGAACTTTGTTCCCAAATTCGTCGTGTCTCTGCTCTGAAAGATGTACCTATCATTATTCTTACTAGCAACGATGGTATGATTGACAGACTCCGAAGTAAATTAGTCGGTGCTAATGGGTTTTTAGGAAAACCAATTGATCAAGAAAAAGTTTTAGCAAAGATAAAATATTGTTTGTCCGGCAAAAAAACAACCTCCGCCCTTGACTCCCCTGAAATGTTAGAGTTAACGACTGATACGGGCAAATAA